Genomic window (Streptomyces sp. NBC_00078):
ACGTGCCCCAACTCGCCCAGTTTCTCGGCGAGTTGGACCACCCGGGCGCGTACCTGCGGCTGGAGGCGTGCGGGCAGGGCGGTGAACGGCGGCTTGAGCGCGAGGGCGATACGCAGCCGGCCGGGCTCACGGCCGGCCGCTTCGGAGGCGTTGACGGCGGGGGGCCGGTGCGGGTCGTGCTCGTGGTTGCCACTCGCCGCGTCGAGGAGGAGAGCCGCGTCCGCGACCGTTCGGGCGAGGGTGCCGTTGACCGTGATGCCCTGGAAGGACTCGCCGCGCGGCCAGGTGGAGATGCGGCCGCGCTGCGGCTTGATGCCGATGAGGTGGGTCCAGGAGGCGGGGATGCGCACGGATCCGGCGCCGTCCGAACCGAGGGCGGCCGGCACGAGACCGGCGGCGACGGCGGCGGCCGACCCGCCGGACGAGCCGCCCGGGGTGTGTTCCTGGCTCCAGGGATTACGGGTCGCGCCGAACGCGGGCCCCTCGGTGAACGGCCACTGCCCGAACTCGCAGGTGTTGGTCTTGCCGACGATCACGGCGCCGGCCGCCCGCAACCGCCGGACGGCCTCGCTGTCTTCGGCGACCGGCGGGAACTGCCCGTCGCAGCCGAAGGCGGTCGGCTCACCGGCCACGTCCGTGTCGTCCTTGACCGCCACCGGGACGCCGAGCAGCGGCCTGCGCACCCCGGCCGCCAGTTCCTTGTCCGCCGCCTCGGCCTCGGCGAGGGCGGCCTCGGCCCGCACGAGGCGGAAGGCGTTGAGGGAGGGCTGCGTCGCCTCGATCCGCGCCAGCGTCTGTTCGACGAGCGCCTGGGAGGTGACAGTGCCGTCGGCCAGCGCACGGGCGGTCTCCAGCAAGCCTGCGGAACGGTCGGGCGTCATACGGCACACCTCCGGGACGGCAATGTCTACCGAACGGTAACGTCCGAAAGCGCTTCGCCGGAACGCCCCGCGGTGACCGGCAGCCGGATGGGCGTCTACAACGGCGCCGGGGAAGAAGCACCGGCGATGAGCAGACGGGGAGTTCCCGTGCCGTCC
Coding sequences:
- a CDS encoding amidase, which gives rise to MTPDRSAGLLETARALADGTVTSQALVEQTLARIEATQPSLNAFRLVRAEAALAEAEAADKELAAGVRRPLLGVPVAVKDDTDVAGEPTAFGCDGQFPPVAEDSEAVRRLRAAGAVIVGKTNTCEFGQWPFTEGPAFGATRNPWSQEHTPGGSSGGSAAAVAAGLVPAALGSDGAGSVRIPASWTHLIGIKPQRGRISTWPRGESFQGITVNGTLARTVADAALLLDAASGNHEHDPHRPPAVNASEAAGREPGRLRIALALKPPFTALPARLQPQVRARVVQLAEKLGELGHVVEEADPPYGQIGLTFIPRATAGLAERVKEAPFPALLDRRTHGAARLGRLLGGVPLRAARRAEAVLHRRIGGFFASYDVVLAPTTAAPPPRIGSMLQLSGFATDRAMIAACPYAWPWNVLGWPGVNVPAGFVDGGLPVGAQLLGPAGSEPLLISLAAQLEAELRWHEAWPAQQIATDFPTA